A window from Gossypium raimondii isolate GPD5lz chromosome 7, ASM2569854v1, whole genome shotgun sequence encodes these proteins:
- the LOC105804734 gene encoding trihelix transcription factor ENAP2 — MSYDPSPAAKKPQSLPWTHPETLNLIQAYQEKWYSLQRGQLKANQWEEVAVTVATRCGLFDDSAAKTALQCRHKMEKLRRRYRSERQNLGSASPWPYYDAMEALEQGPLPISARPLTSIVPNGHEAGNYYHNDDENNPIEEEEEDDEEHEGGNRFSKSRSINYILRRPSVVNRFSGLMKKRVRTEEEGDGDAAITGKGEEDKGVELAMEIRRFADRFMRMERKKMEIMHETERLRKEMENKRIEMILNSEKKIVDAISTSLGSQTKE; from the coding sequence ATGTCTTATGATCCATCGCCGGCGGCTAAGAAACCTCAATCACTTCCTTGGACTCACCCAGAGACTCTCAACCTAATCCAAGCCTACCAAGAAAAATGGTACTCTCTCCAGCGCGGCCAACTCAAAGCCAACCAATGGGAGGAGGTCGCCGTAACCGTCGCCACTCGCTGCGGCCTCTTCGATGATTCCGCAGCCAAAACTGCCCTCCAGTGCCGTCACAAGATGGAGAAACTCCGCCGTCGCTACCGCTCCGAACGCCAAAACCTCGGCTCTGCTTCCCCTTGGCCTTACTACGACGCCATGGAAGCTCTGGAGCAAGGGCCTTTGCCTATCTCGGCTCGACCATTGACTTCCATTGTTCCAAACGGACATGAAGCTGGGAACTACTACCATAACGACGACGAAAACAACCCAatcgaggaagaagaagaagatgacgaAGAACATGAAGGAGGAAACCGGTTCAGCAAAAGCCGCAGCATCAATTACATATTGCGGCGGCCGAGTGTTGTGAACCGGTTTTCTGGGCTAATGAAGAAAAGGGTTAGAACAGAAGAGGAAGGGGATGGTGATGCAGCAATAACGGGAAAGGGGGAAGAAGACAAAGGAGTGGAACTAGCAATGGAAATTAGGAGATTTGCAGACAGGTTTATGAGgatggaaaggaaaaaaatggagaTAATGCATGAAACTGAAAGGTTGAGAAAGGAAATGGAAAACAAAAGGATTGAGATGATATTGAACTCAGAGAAGAAAATTGTGGATGCCATATCAACCAGTTTGGGGTCACAAACAAAGGAGTGA
- the LOC105804721 gene encoding uncharacterized protein LOC105804721: protein MVSCTIPSWTLIGLVRSFLDLTLAYFLLCGSGLGFFAWKFFHVFGIHLPCPCSGFFGYQNTNLCWHKLLIQWPRTMIYSVQHQALDRFPFNSVSFNDSNAKPINTDGKFGIGIIELEGEACSTSLSGLRLQTIVDKDSGYDAKGKRTINQKPKSGTRRRRRAASGNGKSSAVSLSGNFPTSAVAGVSCSSYISGCETRHEIKDNLGPVSEIEDSFPDDKNTRTGTDMVEATRHGFELSSGEEKGLTFIKKLGFVGEEANRIGMLERALEEEKAKRAAIYLELEKERAAAASAADEAMAMILRLQEDKAAIEMEARQYQRMIEEKFAYDEEEMSILKEMLVRREKENHLLEKELEAYRQMNNLGDEQEECGFSYMSSKGGQLPSIPFGLDEDQPLMVKQAGNGGLTTKKEVERGPGWGSENEILLAGERSHTADVNLTGKAEGLDDGDIAGQAIATKTVQGDERTYLTGEELKRNVEFCEAVDCNPRDPTVDMEPAIYDIHVVDDKVDIPKEENTKESKLPSGSAINHKTLLYDSRRGFSAVGTEMLEIGAEIKCLRGRLQIVRGEKVKLSFSSDQRKRIDTHLKLIEELVNQLREFQQLKEPVRQTSLPPLPSPFKVNSNRRRCRSVSDGIEDSA, encoded by the exons ATGGTTTCTTGTACAATTCCTTCATGGACCTTAATTGGTCTTGTAAGATCTTTTCTTGATCTTACACTAGCTTATTTCCTTTTATGTGGATCAGGCTTGGGTTTTTTTGCTTGgaaattttttcatgtttttggtATTCATCTGCCATGTCCTTGTTCTGGGTTTTTTGGTTACCAAAATACCAACCTCTGTTGGCATAAGCTGCTTATTCAATGGCCAAGAACAATGATTTACTCTGTTCAACACCAGGCTTTGGATAGGTTCCCTTTTAACTCGGTTTCATTCAACGATTCCAATGCCAAACCCATTAATACTGATGGGAAATTTGGCATTGGGATCATTGAATTGGAAGGTGAAGCATGTTCTACTTCACTTTCAGGTTTGAGATTGCAAACTATAGTGGATAAAGATAGTGGATATGATGCTAAGGGAAAGAGAACTATAAACCAGAAGCCGAAATCCGGAACTCGGCGCCGGAGAAGGGCTGCTTCCGGTAATGGAAAATCTTCTGCTGTATCATTGTCTGGTAATTTCCCAACATCAGCTGTTGCAGGTGTTTCATGTTCTTCTTATATCAGTGGTTGTGAAACAAGACATGAGATTAAGGATAATCTGGGTCCAGTTAGTGAAATAGAAGATAGTTTTCCTG ATGATAAAAATACTCGAACTGGCACTGATATGGTTGAGGCAACCCGGCATGGTTTTGAATTGAGCAGTGGAGAGGAGAAAGGTTtgacttttataaaaaaactaggGTTTGTTGGAGAGGAAGCAAATCGGATTGGAATGTTGGAACGAGCGCTTGAAGAAGAGAAAGCTAAACGTGCTGCTATTTACTTGGAGTTGGAGAAAGAAAGGGCTGCTGCTGCTTCGGCTGCTGATGAAGCCATGGCGATGATTTTGCGTCTACAAGAGGACAAGGCTGCTATAGAAATGGAAGCGAGGCAATATCAAAGgatgattgaagagaaatttgcTTATGACGAAGAAGAGATGAGCATTCTGAAAGAGATGCTGGTTAGGAGGGAGAAGGAGAATCACCTTTTGGAGAAAGAACTCGAAGCTTACAGGCAGATGAATAATCTAGGAGACGAGCAGGAGGAATGTGGTTTTAGTTATATGTCGAGTAAAGGGGGACAACTGCCTTCAATTCCATTTGGTCTAGACGAAGATCAGCCGCTAATGGTGAAACAGGCAGGGAATGGTGGATTGACTACAAAGAAGGAAGTGGAGAGAGGTCCTGGTTGGGGTTCGGAAAATGAGATTCTGTTAGCTGGGGAAAGAAGTCATACTGCAGACGTTAATTTAACCGGGAAAGCAGAAGGACTGGATGACGGTGACATAGCAGGCCAAGCAATAGCAACTAAAACAGTCCAAGGTGATGAGAGAACTTATTTAACTGGAGAAGAGCTCAAGAGAAATGTAGAATTTTGCGAGGCAGTAGATTGCAATCCGCGCGATCCCACGGTTGATATGGAACCAGCTATTTATGACATACATGTTGTCGATGATAAAGTAGACATTCCGAAGGAGGAGAATACAAAAGAAAGTAAATTACCATCTGGTTCTGCTATAAATCACAAAACATTGCTATATGACTCGAGGAGGGGTTTTTCTGCAGTCGGTACTGAAATGTTGGAGATTGGTGCTGAAATCAAATGCCTTAGAGGAAGGCTGCAAATTGTACGAGGAGAAAAAGTGAAGCTGAGTTTCTCATCGGATCAGAGGAAAAGGATAGATACCCATTTGAAACTCATCGAGGAGCTGGTGAACCAACTTCGAGAATTTCAGCAGCTAAAGGAGCCCGTTCGGCAGACTTCTTTACCTCCTTTACCTTCACCTTTCAAG GTAAACTCCAACCGGAGACGCTGCCGGAGCGTATCGGATGGAATCGAAGATAGTGCGTAA